TCAAGGCCCTTGTCCGCGACGGGAATTGGTATCTAACATTTCAGTGCATGGGAGCCATGCAACCGGTGCGACGCACCCTCCTCAGGGACCAGGCGTACGCATCGATCCGTGACGCGATCGTCGGAGGCGACATCCCGCCGGGCAGCATCGTGCGGGACGCCGACCTCGCCGCGTCGCTCGGCCTGTCCCGCGCACCCGTCCGCGAGGCGTTCGCGAGGCTCGTCGACGAAGGCCTCCTGGAGACCAAACCGCAGAGCCACACCCGTGTGACGCCGCTGGACGCGGCCGACGTCAGGGACGCGGCGGCCGTCGTCCGCGCCATGCACGAGCTCGTCGCCCGCAGCGCGGTGCCATGCCTGGCGCCCGCGCACCTGCACGCGATGCGGGAGGCCAACCGCCGGTTCGCTGCGGCCCTCACGTCCGGCGACGTGGAGGGCGCCCTGCGGGCCGACGACGACCTGCATGGCGTCCTCGTCGCGGCCTGCGGCAACAGCGCGGCAGCGGCCACCATCACCCGCTACACCCCGCTCATCCGCCGCCTGGAGAGGCAGCGCTTCGGCGAGGGCGTGACCTGCGGTTCCGCCGCACTGCACGAGCGGCTGATCGACGCGTGCGCGGACGGCGACGCGGAAGCCGCGGCGGCCGTCACCACGGAGATCTGGCGCGTCCTGGAAGAACTCGCCCACCCCTGAAGACACCGCAGACACCGCCCCGGCTGGAGGCCACCGTGCCCGCACCCCTCGACTCCTACGCCCGCTACCCCCTCCTCTTCGGCCCCTCGCCCGTCCACCCCCTGGACCGCCTCACCCATCACCTCGGCGGCGCCACGCTCTGGGCCAAGAGGGAGGACTGCAACTCCGGCATCGCCTACGGCGGCAACAAGACGCGCAAGCTGGAGTACCTGGTCGCCGACGCGCTCGCCCAGGGCTGCGACACCCTCGTGTCGATCGGCGGTGTCCAGTCCAACCACACCCGCCAGGTCGCGGCCGTCGCCGCCCGCGCCGGGCTCAAGTGCGTGCTGATCCAGGAGAGTTGGGTGGACTGGCCCGACTCCGTCTATGACAAGGTCGGCAACATCCTCATCAGCAGGCTCGCGGGCGCCGACATCCGTCTCGTGCGCGCCGGATTCGGCATCGGCATCAAGGACAGCTGGGAGCGGGCGGTACGCGAGGTCGAAGAGGCGGGCGGCAAGCCGTACGCGATCCCGGCGGGCTGCTCCGAGCACCGGCTGGGCGGCCTGGGCTTCGCGCAGTGGGCGTACGAAGTGGCCGAGCAGGAGCAGGACTTGGGGGTCTTCTTCGACACCGTCGTGGTCTGCTCGGTGACCGGGTCCACCCAGGCGGGGATGGTCGCCGGATTCGCCGCGCTCGCCGAGGAAGGCGGTCGCCCTCGCCGGGTCCTCGGCATAGACGCCTCCGCCGACCCCGGCCGCACCCGCGAGCAGATCACCAGGATCGCGTGCGGGACGGCCGAACTCATCGGCGTACAGGCCGAGGTGAAGGACGCCGACATCGAGCTGGACGCGCGCTATCACGCGGGCACCTACGGGCTCCCGGACGAGGCGACCCTCGACGCGATGCGGCTCGCGGCCCGCACGGAGGGCATGGTCACCGACCCGGTCTACGAGGGAAAATCGATGGCCGGGATGATCGATCTTGTGGACCGGGGGGAGATCGCGCGCGACGCGACCGTCCTGTACGCCCACCTCGGCGGGCAGCCCGCCCTGAACGCTTACAGCGCCCTGTTCTGACCGTCCGGGGTCCGGTCGCTGCCCATGGGGCACACATGTGCGCGTCGTGCGCGTGGTGCCACGGAACAACTACGTACCGCTACGAGGAATCTGCAATTGTGTGTCGGTTTGATGCCGATGTGAGGACCGTGTGAGCTCGGAGCATGGTGCGCCGGGGTCCGGAGGGCGCATACTCAGAACATGACGAGGCCCCCCGGTACCCGACGCCACCTGCCGAACAGTCCTTTCAACGTTCCGCCGCCCCCCGCACCGCCCATCGAGCAGTTCGCCGTGGGCGACCGGGTCTCCCACGACCAGTACGGACTCGGACGGATCGTCGGAGTGGAAGGCGAGGAAGCAGTGGTCATCGACTTCGCAGGCCGCCAGGGAAGGTTCCTGAGCCCTTATCCCAAGCTGGCGAAGCTCTGACCTGACGTACGCCTGCGCGCGCGTCCCCATGTACGACAAGGGGCGGCCGGCGGGAAGGTTCACCCCTTCCCCGCCGACCGCCCCTGCGCTTTGCAACGGGCCTCCTGCTCGTCCGGCCCAGGCCCGTGCGGAGGCTAGAGCGCCTGCGCCGCGGGCTTCACCATGCCGCGCACGGTCCGTGACTTAACGAAGTCACCCATGGCGGTCATTTCCCACTCGCCCGTGAACTGCTTGATGAGTTTGGCCATCATCACGCCCGTCTGCGCCTCGGCGTTCGTGAGGTCGAAGCGGACCAGCTCCTCGCCCGACGCCGCGTCGAGCAGACGGCAGTACGCCTTGGCGACCTGCGTGAACTTCTGGCCCGAGAACGAGTTCACCGTGAAGACGAGACCCGTCACGTCCTGCGGCAGACGGCCCAGGTCCACGACGATCACCTCGTCGTCACCGCCGCCCTCGCCCGTGAGGTTGTCGCCGGAGTGCTTGATCGCGCCGTTCACGATCGACAGCTTGCCGAAGTAGCAACTGTCCACGTGGTTGCGCTGCGGGCCGTACGCGATGACCGAGGCGTCCAGGTCGATGTCCTTGCCGCCGTACGCCGGCTCCCAGCCGAGGCCCATCTTGACCTGCGAGAGCAGCGGCCGGCCGCCCTTGACCAGGGACACCGTCTGGTTCTTCTGGAGGCTGACCCGGCCCTTGTCCAGGTTGATCTTCCCGGCGCCGGGCGCGGGGGCGGCGGGGGCCGGGGGAGCGGCCGGGGCGGCGGGCGCGGCCAGGCGGGGGTCCGCGACCGGCGGGGGCGGGCCCTGGACCGGGGCACCGGTCGGCGGCGCCATGGGGGCCGCAGGCGCGGCTGCGGCGGCCGGGGCGGCGGGCTCCTCGACCGAGACACCGAAGTCCGTCGCGATGCCGGCCAGGCCGTTCGAGTACCCCTGGCCGACGGCGCGCGCCTTCCACGCGCCGTTCCGCAGATAGACCTCGACGATCACCAGGGCGGTCTCGCCGCCGAGCTGCGGGGGCGTGAACGTGGCGAGGACGGAGCCGTCGTCCGCGTTGCGGATGGTGGCGGTGGGCTCGATGCCCTGGAAGGTCTGGCCGGCCGCGTCCGGGCTCGCGGTGACGACGATCTTCTCGATGCCGGCGGGCACGGCGCTGGTGTCGACCGTGATCTTGTCGGGGGTCGTGCCGCCACCCGACGTGTACGTCACACCGGGGCCTGCGGGCTGGTTGAAGAAGATGAAGTCGTCGTCGGAGCGCACTTTGCCGTCGGCGGTGAGCAGCAGGCCCGACACGTCGAGCCGCACCGGTGCGGCGACGTCCACCGCCACGCGGGTGGCGGTGAGAGGGATGTTCGAGCCGGGTGTCATAGCGGTCATGTCCGGGGTAACGAACGTCCCGGCTTTGCCGTTCCCTTACCTGACAGGTTTTCTTCGCCCGCTGTGTCCAGGGGCGCACTCCACGGGGGAGCGCCCCTTCCCGGGGGTGGGGAAGGGGCGCGTTCGGGGGGCCTCCGGGAGGCCCGGGGGCAGGCCTCTACGGGACCACGATGATCTTCCGTCCCACGCCGGAGGCGAACCGATCCAGTGCCTGCGGGTACTCGTCCAGCGGCATCCGGTCACTGATGAAGACATCGGGATCGAGGACGCCCGCGGCGAACAGCTCCGCCGCGCGCTCATAGCTGTGCAGGACCGCCATCGACCCGGTAATGGTGATCTCCTGGTTGTAGATGCGGTACGGATCGATGCTGACCCGGGTCGCGTAGTCGGCCACGCCGAACTGCAGGAACGTCCCCGCCTTGGCGACCCGCCCGAGGCCGTCCTGGATGGCGTTCGCGTTCCCCGTGGCGTCGACCACGATGTCCCAGCCCTGCGGCCGGTCCAGCTCGTCCGCGCCCGCCGCCGACCCCGAGACGCCCAACTGCCGTGCCGTGGCGAGGCGGTCCGGGTTGAGGTCCACGACGTCCACGCTCGCCGCCCCCGTCCGCTTGGCGAGCTCCAGCATCATCAGGCCCATCGTCCCCGAGCCGTAGATCAGCACGTGGGCGCCCAGCTGGGCCCGCAGCACGTCGTAGCCGCGCACCGCGCAGGACAGCGGCTCGATGAGGGCCGCGTCCTGGGTGCGTACGTTCTCGGGGAGCCGCACACAGTTGGCGACGGGCGCCACCGCGTACTGGGCCGCACCGCCCGCGGTGGTGACGCCGATCGCGGCCCAGCGCTCGCAGAGGTTGTTGTGGCCGGTGCGGCAGTAGCGGCACTCGTAGCAGTAGAGCGAGGGGTCGACGGCGACCCGGTCGCCGACCGCGAGCTCCGTGACCTCGCGGCCGAGCCCCACCACCTCCCCGGCGAACTCGTGCCCCGGCACCACCGGCAGCGTGGGCGCGAACTCGCCCTGCAGGATGTGCAGATCGGTCCCGCACAGACCGCACGCCGCGACCTCGACGACGACCTCGCGCGGCCCCGGGGTGGGGTCGGGCACCTCGCCGACTACGGCCTTGCCGACGGACTCGATGATGGCGGCCTTCACTTGACGGCTCCCAACGACAGGCCCTGGACCAGCTTGTCCTGGGCGGCGAACCCCGCGGCGAGCACCGGCAGGGAGATCACGAGCGACGCGGCGCACACCTTCGCCAGGAACAGGCCCTGGCTGGTGATGAAGCCGGTCAGGAACACGGGCGCGGTCTGGGCGACGACGCCCGTGAGCACCCGTGCGAAGAGCAGTTCGTTCCAGCTGAAGATGAAGCAGATCAGGGACGTCGCCGCGATCCCCGGCAGCGCGATCGGGGCCACCACGCGCGCGAGGATGGTCGGCAGCCGCGCCCCGTCGATCTGCGCGGCCTCGATGATGGCGACCGGCACCTCGGCGAGGAAGGACTGCATCATCCACACGGCGATCGGCAGGTTCATCGACGTGTAGAGGATGACGAGCAGCCAGATGTTGTCGAGCATCTCGGTGTTCTTGGCGAAGAGATAGATCGGCAGCAGGCCCGCCACGACGGGCAGCATCTTCGTCGACAGGAAGAAGAACAGGACGTCCGTCCACTTCTTCACCGGCCTGATGGAGAGCGCGTACGCGGCGGGGAGTGCGAGGAGCAGCACGAGCAGGGTCGAGGCCACCGACGCCACGGTCGAGTTGATGAGCGAGGGCCAGGGGCTCGCGCCGCCGCCCGAACCGAAGAAGTCGCGGTAGCCGTCCAGGGTGAGCGAGGCGGCAAGGGAGGGCGGGTTGGTGGCCGCGTCCTCCTCCGAGTGGAACGAGGTCAGCGTCATCCAGGCGATGGGCAGGAAGAACAGGATCCCGGCCAGCCAGGCGGCGAGGCCGAGGCCCGCTGAGCCCCGGATGCGGCTCCCGGGCTGGGTACGTACACGCGTCTCAGCGGTGCTCATGCGCGGGACGCCTCCTCACGGAACAGGGACGAGACGACCCGCAGCGCGAAGGTCGCGATGATGATGGAACCGATGACGACGAGGACACCGGCGGCGGACGCCAGGCCGTTCTCGTGGGCCTGGTAGAAGCTCTGGTAGACGGTGTAGGGCAGGTTGGCGGTGCCCAGACCGCCCGAGGTGATCGTGAAGACGGCGTCGAAGTTCTGCACGATGTAGATCGAGCCGAGCAGCGAGCCGAGCTCCAGATAGCGGCGCAGATGGGGCAGCGTCAGATAGCGGAACACCTGCCAGTTGCCCGCGCCGTCCATGCGGGCCGCCTCGATGAGTTCGCTGTCGCGGCTCTGCAGTCCGGCGAGCAGGATCAGCATCATGAAGGGCGTCCACTGCCAGATCAGGGAGGCCTCGATGGCGATCAGCGGGGTGTTCGAGACCCAGTCGGGCTGGGCCGCGCCGTCACCGCCCACCCAGTGCAGCAGGCCGTTGAAGAGCCCGTACTCGGGGTTGTAGAGCACGTGCTTCCACAGCAGCGCCGCGGCCACCGGAACCAGCAGGAACGGCGCGATGAGCAGCGTGCGCACCATGCCCCGGCCCCGGAACTTCCGGTCGAGGAGCAGGGCGAGGCCGAGCCCGATGACGAGGCTGGCGATCACGACGGTGGCCGTCAGCACGATGGTCGTCAGGACGGACTTGCGCAGGTCGGGGTCGGTGAGGACCTCGGAGTAGTTGTCGAGTCCGGTGAAACTGCGGGCGTCGGGGTAAAGGGCGTTCCAGTCGAAGAAGGAGATCACCAGCGTCGCCACGAACGGCAGCTGGGTGACGACGACCATGAAGATCAAGGCGGGGAGCAGCGGGGCCCTGGTGGCCCAGGCACGCAGCCGTCCCGGCGCCTTGGGCCCGGGGGCGCGCGCGGTCCGTGGCGCGACGGTGGTGGTGCTCGCGGTGGCGGTCATCGTCCCTCGTACTCCTCGGCGATCTTCTCGGCGAGCTTCTGTGACGTCTTGAGGGCCGATTCGACGGACTGGCGTCCGGCGATGGCCGCGCTGATCTCCTGGGAGACCTTCGTGCCGAGGTCGGTGAACTCGGGGATGCCGACGAACTGGATGCCGGGCGCGGGGCGGGGCTGCACGCCCGGATCGGTCGGCCGCGCGCCCTCGATGGCATCGTGGGTGACGTCCTGGAAGGCTGCGGCTTCCTTGACGTACTCGGGGTTGTCGTACGTCGAGGAGCGCTTGCCCGCGGGGACGTTGGACCAGCCGATCTTCTCGCCGACCAGCTCCTCGTACTCCTTGCTGGACGCCCAGGAGACGAACTTCCAGGCCTTGTCCGGGTTGCGCGAGGCCTTCTGCAGGCCCCAGGCCCAGGTGTAGAGCCACCCGGAGCTCTTGGTCTTCTCCACCGGCGCCGGCACGTAGCCGATCTTGCCCTTGACGGGGGACTTGGCGGACTCCAGCGAACCGGCGGCGGCCGTGGCGTCGTACCACATGGCGGTCTTGCCCTGGGTGAGGTTGTTCAGGCACTCGGCATAGCCGGACTGGGCGGCTCCGGACTCACCGTGCTCGCGGACCAGGTCCACGTAGAACTGCGTCGCCTTCTTGAACTCGGGGGAGTCGAGGCGGGCCTTCCAGTCCTTGTCGAACCACGTGCCTCCGAAGGTGTTCACCACGGTCGTCAGAGGCGCGATCAACTCGCCCCAGCCGGGAAGCCCGCGCAGACAGATGCCCTTCATCCCGGACTCGGCTCCATCCACGTCGGCCGCGAGCTTCGCCACCTGCTGCCAGGTGGGCTTCTTCGGCATGGTGAGACCGGCCTTCTTGAAGACGTCCTTCCGGTACATCAGAAAGGACGACTCTCCGTAGAAGGGCTGTCCGTAGAGCTTGCCGTCGTCCCCGGTGAGGGACTGGCGCATGGACGGCAGCACGTCCTTCTCGTCGTACGCCGTGTCCTTCTTGGTGTACGAGCCGAGTTCGTGCAGCCAGTCGTTCTTGGCGTAGATCGGGATCTCGTAGTTGCTGAGCGTGGCGACGTCGTACTGGCCCGCCTGGTTGGCGAAGTCCTGGCTGATCTTGTCGCGGACGTCGTTCTCGGGCAGGACCGTGAAGTTCACCTTGATGCCCGTTTCCTTGGTGAAGTGGGCGGCGGTGAGCTTCTGCAGTTCGACCATCTGCGGGTTGTTCACCATCAGTACGTTGATGGAGTCGCCGCCTGAACCGGTCCCGCCCGCCCCGGCCCAGCAGCCGGAGAGCAGCGGGGCAAGCAGCGTCCCTGCGGCTGCCGCGGCTAGTGCGCGCGGCCTCCGTCGGCTCTGGGTTCGCATGAATGCTCCTGGACGTATGGGGACGTATGGGGGCGTATCGGGTGTGAGGGGGTGTGTCGGGGGGCGTCGAAGGCGGGTGAGGGCGTGCGGGATCACGACAGGTGCCGGAGCGGGGGTCCAGGGGGCGGTCGGGAGCGTCAGACGCGGATGACCTGGGGGCCCTGGAGCGAGTAGCGGTGTGCCTCGGAGGCGGGCAGCTGCGTGCTCGTGACGATGGCCTCCAGCTCGCCGACGTGCCCGAACCTGCAGAAGCTCGTCGCCCCGAACTTGGTGTGCACGCCCGCGAACACGGTGCGCCGTGACGCGCGGATGGCCTGCGTCTTCACCTCGCTGACCGCGGGGTCGGGCGTGGTCAGGCCGTGCTCGCGGGAGATGCCGTTGGCCCCGATGTAGGCGAGGTCGATCACGAACCCGGCCAGCATGCGCGTCGTCCAGTGGTCGACGGTCGCCAGGGTGCCCGGACGGACACGGCCGCCGAGGAGGAGAACGGACATGTTGTCGGCCTCGGCGAGGGCGCCGGCGGTGGCCAGGGACGCGGTGACGATGGTCAGAGGGCGGCCCTTGGCGGCTTCGGGGAGTGCCTCGGCGATGAGCTGCGGGGTGAAGCCCTCGTCGACGAAGACCGTTTCGGCGTCGCCGAGGAGGTCGGCGGCGGCAGCGGCGATCCTGCGCTTCTCCGGGACGTGCATGGTGGTGCGGAAGGCGAGGGTGGTCTCGAAACCGGCGCTCTCCACGGGGTAGGCGCCGCCGTGCGTACGGCGGACCAGACCGTGGTCCTCCAGGGCGCGGAGGTCACGCCGGACGGTTTCCTTGGCTACGCCCAGCTTGGTGGCGAGCGCGGTGACGTCCACGGAGCCGGAGGACCGCGCCGCCCGGACGATTTCCCGCTGGCGCTCTTCCGCGGTCATGGGCGCCGCCTCCTTCCCTCGCTGTGCCCGTTCGGGCCCTGGGGGAAAGTTCTACAGCGGGGCGCGGTGCGTGAACAGGCTCGGAACGGGGGCGATGCTGCCCGCCTCTGCCCGTTTGGCAGGGCCACGGCCTGTGGTTCGGGCGGGCGGTGTGCCCGTTCGGGGGGTCAAGGGTGCCCGTTCGCTGCCCGTTCGGGGGTTCCGGGCACTCCTCCGACGGCGCCGGAGGGCTGATTTCAGCCCCTCCGGCGGCCGAGGACGACCCCGGCTCGGCAAGGCCATCGGAGGGTCATCGGAGGGTCAGTGGGGCCACACCGGAGGGTTCGTGCAGAAGTGGCCCCCCAGATGCGCGTGATCCGGGTTCGCGGGATCCAGTTCGCCCTGCTCGGCGATGAGCTTCTCCGCGTACTGCTCCGAATCGTCCTGCGGCTCGTAGCCGAGCGCACGCGCCGACGAGAGGTCCCACCACAGCCGCGTGTTCGCGGACGACCCGTACACCACGGTGTGCCCCACCGAGGGGGCGGTCAGCGCCGCGTGGAAGAGCCTGGCGCCGTCCCCCGGGCTCATCCAGACCGACAGCATCCGTACGTTCGACGGTTCGAGGAAGCACGAGCCGATCCGCACGGAGACCGTCTCCATCCCGTGCTTGTCCCAGTAGAACTGGGCGAGGTCCTCGCCGAAGGACTTCGACAGGCCGTAGAAGGTGTCGGGGCGACGCGGCGTGTCCACCGGGATCAGCGGATCGTCGCCGACGGGCCGGGGCGTGAACCCCACCGCGTGGTTCGACGACGCGAAGACGACACGGCGGACGCCCTCTTCGAGCGCCGCTTCGTAGAGGTTGTACGTCCCCTCGATGTTCGCCCGCAGGATCTTGTCGAAGGAGGACTCCAGGGAGATGCCCGCGAGGTGGATGACCGCGTCGACGCCCCGCACGGCCTCCCGCAGCGCCTTCTTGTCGGCGAGGTCGGCCGTGATCGCGTCCGGCTCGCCCTCGATGGGCCGCACGTCGAGCAGCCGCAGCTCGTAGCCGTAGGCCGGCAGCAGCCCCCGCATCAAGGTGCCGAGGCCGCCTGCGGCGCCGGTGAGCAGGATGGTGCGGGGAGCGGGCATGAGGGGGTCTCCTCAGATCAGCGGTGGCTCGGTGGTGGCTCAGCGGTGGCTCGGCGGTCGGTCGCGTTCTTGTCCACGTACAGCATTCACATGTATGGACACGCTAGGGATCAACGGCTCATCGCGTCAAGTGTCGTACGGCGGTGGAGAATCCGCTCTTGAATCGCGGTTCTCTCACGGACCTTGACGCTTGACCGGGGCTCAAGAGGCGGCTTAGCGTGGGCTTGTTCAGAAATATGGACGTGGATCAGAAACGTGCACGCTAAGGGAGAGCCCGTGACGTCAGCACCCCTCGCCGCTCGACTCGACATCCCCAGCGGGCCGCTGTTCTTCCCGGTCACCGCCTACGGGCCGAACGGCTCCATCGACCTCGACATCTACCGCGCGCACGTGCGCGCGGGGATCGAGGCGGGTGCCGCGGCCGTCTTCGCCTGCTGCGGCACCGGTGAGTTCCACGCCCTGACGCCCGAGGAGTTCCGGGCGTGCGTCGCCGCCGCCGTCGAGGAGTCCGCGGGACGGGTGCCGGTGGTCGCGGGCGCCGGGTACGGCACCGCGCTGGCCGTGCGGTACGCGAAGCTCGCCGAGGAGGCGGGCGCCGACGGGCTGCTGGCGATGCCGCCCTATCTCGTCGTCGCCGGGCAGGAGGGCCTGCTCCGCCACTACGCCGAACTGGCCGCGGCCACCTCGCTGGACGTCATCGTCTACCAGCGCGACAACGCCGTGTTCACCCCGGAGAGCGTCGTCGGTCTTGCCCGCACCGAGGGCATCATCGGCTTCAAGGACGGCCTCGGCGACATGGACCTGATGCAGCGCATCGTCAGTGCCGTGCGCGTGGAAGTCCCGGAGGAATTCCTCTACTTCAACGGCCTGCCCACCGCCGAGCTGACCGGGCTCGCCTACCGCGGCATCGGTGTGACGCTCTACTCGTCGGCGGTCTTCTGCTTCGCCCCCGACATCGCGCTCGCCTTCCACCGGGCCTTCAACGCCGGGACCGCCGAGGGCGACGCGATGGTGAACCGGCTCATCGACGGCTTCTACCGCCCCTTCGTGGAGCTGCGCAGCGAGGGCCGCGGCTATGCCGTCTCCCTCGTCAAAGCGGGCGTACGCCTGGCGGGGCTCGACGTCGGCGGGGTGCGGACGCCGCTGCACGAACCCGCCGACGAGCACGTCAAGCGCCTCGCCGAGCTGACCGAGCGCGGGCGCGCCCTGGTGCGGGAGGAGGGCGCGTGAGGACCTCCGCCTTCCTGTACCCCTGGGACGTCACCGGCGACCCCACCGCCCCCGCGCGCGTCGCGGACCTCGGCGTCCAGCAGGTCACCCTCGCCTCCGCCTACCACTCCACACGCGCCCTGACCCCGCGTCACCCGCGCCACCGCATCGTCACCGCCGAGCATGCGGCCGTCCTCTACGAGCCCGACGGCCGGTGGGAGGGGCGTGTGCTGCGCCCGTACGCGGCCGGGAGCTGGGCCCCGGGCGACGCCTACAGAGAGGCCGCCGACGCGCTGGCGGCCGCCGGGCTCGACGTGCACACCTGGGTGGTCCTCGCCCACAACTCCCTTATGGGCGCCGACCATCCGGACACCTCCGTCGTCAACGCCTACGGAGACCGCTACCCCTGGGCGCCCTGTATCGCACAGCCCGCCACGCGCGCGTACCTCGTCGACCTCGCGGCGGAGGCCGCCGTACGCCCCGGCGCGCGCGGCACCGAGCTGGAGTCCCTCGGCTGGTACGGCCTCGCGCATCTGCACGCCCACGACAAGATCGCGGGGGTGCCGCTCGGCGAAGCCGGGCAGTACCTGATGTCGCTGTGCT
This Streptomyces sp. NBC_01283 DNA region includes the following protein-coding sequences:
- a CDS encoding zinc-dependent alcohol dehydrogenase family protein; the protein is MKAAIIESVGKAVVGEVPDPTPGPREVVVEVAACGLCGTDLHILQGEFAPTLPVVPGHEFAGEVVGLGREVTELAVGDRVAVDPSLYCYECRYCRTGHNNLCERWAAIGVTTAGGAAQYAVAPVANCVRLPENVRTQDAALIEPLSCAVRGYDVLRAQLGAHVLIYGSGTMGLMMLELAKRTGAASVDVVDLNPDRLATARQLGVSGSAAGADELDRPQGWDIVVDATGNANAIQDGLGRVAKAGTFLQFGVADYATRVSIDPYRIYNQEITITGSMAVLHSYERAAELFAAGVLDPDVFISDRMPLDEYPQALDRFASGVGRKIIVVP
- a CDS encoding GntR family transcriptional regulator; its protein translation is MGAMQPVRRTLLRDQAYASIRDAIVGGDIPPGSIVRDADLAASLGLSRAPVREAFARLVDEGLLETKPQSHTRVTPLDAADVRDAAAVVRAMHELVARSAVPCLAPAHLHAMREANRRFAAALTSGDVEGALRADDDLHGVLVAACGNSAAAATITRYTPLIRRLERQRFGEGVTCGSAALHERLIDACADGDAEAAAAVTTEIWRVLEELAHP
- a CDS encoding NAD-dependent epimerase/dehydratase family protein — protein: MPAPRTILLTGAAGGLGTLMRGLLPAYGYELRLLDVRPIEGEPDAITADLADKKALREAVRGVDAVIHLAGISLESSFDKILRANIEGTYNLYEAALEEGVRRVVFASSNHAVGFTPRPVGDDPLIPVDTPRRPDTFYGLSKSFGEDLAQFYWDKHGMETVSVRIGSCFLEPSNVRMLSVWMSPGDGARLFHAALTAPSVGHTVVYGSSANTRLWWDLSSARALGYEPQDDSEQYAEKLIAEQGELDPANPDHAHLGGHFCTNPPVWPH
- a CDS encoding carbohydrate ABC transporter permease codes for the protein MSTAETRVRTQPGSRIRGSAGLGLAAWLAGILFFLPIAWMTLTSFHSEEDAATNPPSLAASLTLDGYRDFFGSGGGASPWPSLINSTVASVASTLLVLLLALPAAYALSIRPVKKWTDVLFFFLSTKMLPVVAGLLPIYLFAKNTEMLDNIWLLVILYTSMNLPIAVWMMQSFLAEVPVAIIEAAQIDGARLPTILARVVAPIALPGIAATSLICFIFSWNELLFARVLTGVVAQTAPVFLTGFITSQGLFLAKVCAASLVISLPVLAAGFAAQDKLVQGLSLGAVK
- a CDS encoding sugar ABC transporter substrate-binding protein, giving the protein MRTQSRRRPRALAAAAAGTLLAPLLSGCWAGAGGTGSGGDSINVLMVNNPQMVELQKLTAAHFTKETGIKVNFTVLPENDVRDKISQDFANQAGQYDVATLSNYEIPIYAKNDWLHELGSYTKKDTAYDEKDVLPSMRQSLTGDDGKLYGQPFYGESSFLMYRKDVFKKAGLTMPKKPTWQQVAKLAADVDGAESGMKGICLRGLPGWGELIAPLTTVVNTFGGTWFDKDWKARLDSPEFKKATQFYVDLVREHGESGAAQSGYAECLNNLTQGKTAMWYDATAAAGSLESAKSPVKGKIGYVPAPVEKTKSSGWLYTWAWGLQKASRNPDKAWKFVSWASSKEYEELVGEKIGWSNVPAGKRSSTYDNPEYVKEAAAFQDVTHDAIEGARPTDPGVQPRPAPGIQFVGIPEFTDLGTKVSQEISAAIAGRQSVESALKTSQKLAEKIAEEYEGR
- a CDS encoding TerD family protein, with the protein product MTPGSNIPLTATRVAVDVAAPVRLDVSGLLLTADGKVRSDDDFIFFNQPAGPGVTYTSGGGTTPDKITVDTSAVPAGIEKIVVTASPDAAGQTFQGIEPTATIRNADDGSVLATFTPPQLGGETALVIVEVYLRNGAWKARAVGQGYSNGLAGIATDFGVSVEEPAAPAAAAAPAAPMAPPTGAPVQGPPPPVADPRLAAPAAPAAPPAPAAPAPGAGKINLDKGRVSLQKNQTVSLVKGGRPLLSQVKMGLGWEPAYGGKDIDLDASVIAYGPQRNHVDSCYFGKLSIVNGAIKHSGDNLTGEGGGDDEVIVVDLGRLPQDVTGLVFTVNSFSGQKFTQVAKAYCRLLDAASGEELVRFDLTNAEAQTGVMMAKLIKQFTGEWEMTAMGDFVKSRTVRGMVKPAAQAL
- a CDS encoding DeoR/GlpR family DNA-binding transcription regulator, with translation MTAEERQREIVRAARSSGSVDVTALATKLGVAKETVRRDLRALEDHGLVRRTHGGAYPVESAGFETTLAFRTTMHVPEKRRIAAAAADLLGDAETVFVDEGFTPQLIAEALPEAAKGRPLTIVTASLATAGALAEADNMSVLLLGGRVRPGTLATVDHWTTRMLAGFVIDLAYIGANGISREHGLTTPDPAVSEVKTQAIRASRRTVFAGVHTKFGATSFCRFGHVGELEAIVTSTQLPASEAHRYSLQGPQVIRV
- a CDS encoding 5-dehydro-4-deoxyglucarate dehydratase, encoding MTSAPLAARLDIPSGPLFFPVTAYGPNGSIDLDIYRAHVRAGIEAGAAAVFACCGTGEFHALTPEEFRACVAAAVEESAGRVPVVAGAGYGTALAVRYAKLAEEAGADGLLAMPPYLVVAGQEGLLRHYAELAAATSLDVIVYQRDNAVFTPESVVGLARTEGIIGFKDGLGDMDLMQRIVSAVRVEVPEEFLYFNGLPTAELTGLAYRGIGVTLYSSAVFCFAPDIALAFHRAFNAGTAEGDAMVNRLIDGFYRPFVELRSEGRGYAVSLVKAGVRLAGLDVGGVRTPLHEPADEHVKRLAELTERGRALVREEGA
- a CDS encoding carbohydrate ABC transporter permease; protein product: MTATASTTTVAPRTARAPGPKAPGRLRAWATRAPLLPALIFMVVVTQLPFVATLVISFFDWNALYPDARSFTGLDNYSEVLTDPDLRKSVLTTIVLTATVVIASLVIGLGLALLLDRKFRGRGMVRTLLIAPFLLVPVAAALLWKHVLYNPEYGLFNGLLHWVGGDGAAQPDWVSNTPLIAIEASLIWQWTPFMMLILLAGLQSRDSELIEAARMDGAGNWQVFRYLTLPHLRRYLELGSLLGSIYIVQNFDAVFTITSGGLGTANLPYTVYQSFYQAHENGLASAAGVLVVIGSIIIATFALRVVSSLFREEASRA
- a CDS encoding CarD family transcriptional regulator — its product is MTRPPGTRRHLPNSPFNVPPPPAPPIEQFAVGDRVSHDQYGLGRIVGVEGEEAVVIDFAGRQGRFLSPYPKLAKL
- a CDS encoding 1-aminocyclopropane-1-carboxylate deaminase, whose amino-acid sequence is MPAPLDSYARYPLLFGPSPVHPLDRLTHHLGGATLWAKREDCNSGIAYGGNKTRKLEYLVADALAQGCDTLVSIGGVQSNHTRQVAAVAARAGLKCVLIQESWVDWPDSVYDKVGNILISRLAGADIRLVRAGFGIGIKDSWERAVREVEEAGGKPYAIPAGCSEHRLGGLGFAQWAYEVAEQEQDLGVFFDTVVVCSVTGSTQAGMVAGFAALAEEGGRPRRVLGIDASADPGRTREQITRIACGTAELIGVQAEVKDADIELDARYHAGTYGLPDEATLDAMRLAARTEGMVTDPVYEGKSMAGMIDLVDRGEIARDATVLYAHLGGQPALNAYSALF